GTGGCGGGAGCCCCTGCCCCCACTCGCGCGCTCCATGGCGCACGGCGGCCGTGGCCCGGATCTGGGGCGGCTGCTGCCGGCGGCGAGACCGCCCGGCCTCGCGGAGCTTCCCGGCTCAATGGTATGGTTTGACCTTGAAACGACGGGGCTCGGCGGCGGCGCGGGGGTGCGCGCGTTTCTCGTCGGGGTGGCCCGCTTGGCCGGGGATGCGGTCGTGATCCGCCAGCACGTGCTCCCGGACCTCGACCGGGAACCGGGATTCCTGCAAGAGGTGGCGGCGGACCTGGACGAGCCCGTCTGGGTGACGTACAACGGGCGGGCGTTCGACGTGCCCCTCCTTCGGGACCGGTTCACCCTGCACGGGATCGGCGTGCCGGAGCCGAAAGCGGACCTGGACCTGCTGCCCGCCGCCCGGGCGGTGTGGCGCAGGCGGCTCGGACGCGTGCCGCTCTCCGCCCTGGGCCGCGACGTTCTGGGGCTCGACGCCGCCGGCGATCCGGGCGGAGCCGTCATGCCGGCGCTCTACGCCGCCTACCTGAACGAGGACGACCCGCTCTGGCTGGCCGACGCGCTGCGCCACAACCGGAACGACCTCCTCGCGCTCGTCGGCGTGACCCTGGAGTTGGCCCAGGCGCTCGCGGATCCACCGGCGCGCTGGCCGGTCGCGGACCTCATGGGGCTCGCCCGCTTGGCGGAGCGGTGGGGTCGCGTGGACGTGGCGTGCGCGGCCCTTGACCGGGCCCTCGTCCGGGCGGAGGGGCCCGGAGAACGCGCGGCCGTGCTCGGCGCGCTGGCACGCCTCCACAAGCGCGAGCGCCGTTACCGGCAGGCCGTCGAGCTCCTTGAGCGGGCCGTCGCCGAGCCTGCCCTCCCTCACCTCTCGCATCTCAAGGAACTGGCGAAGCTGCACGAGCACCGGCTCCGCGACGCCGAACGCGCCCTCGCCGTAACGGATCGAGCCCTGCGGCTGCTCGCCGTGCACGGCGGCTCCGCACGCTCCGTCGGCGATTGGGAACGGCGCCGCGCGCGCCTGCTCCGGCGCCTCCACCGGGGGTGGCCCCGCGACGGGCAGGAACTTCGG
This window of the Clostridia bacterium genome carries:
- a CDS encoding ribonuclease H-like domain-containing protein — translated: MSLYERLEAFRLRREANAGGSPGEVATAAREPGGAPVERGRRPWPSGEPSRREEPAGGGWRALGHDVACVWHGDELVDVRLTWREPLPPLARSMAHGGRGPDLGRLLPAARPPGLAELPGSMVWFDLETTGLGGGAGVRAFLVGVARLAGDAVVIRQHVLPDLDREPGFLQEVAADLDEPVWVTYNGRAFDVPLLRDRFTLHGIGVPEPKADLDLLPAARAVWRRRLGRVPLSALGRDVLGLDAAGDPGGAVMPALYAAYLNEDDPLWLADALRHNRNDLLALVGVTLELAQALADPPARWPVADLMGLARLAERWGRVDVACAALDRALVRAEGPGERAAVLGALARLHKRERRYRQAVELLERAVAEPALPHLSHLKELAKLHEHRLRDAERALAVTDRALRLLAVHGGSARSVGDWERRRARLLRRLHRGWPRDGQELRT